One part of the Rothia sp. ZJ932 genome encodes these proteins:
- the cobA gene encoding uroporphyrinogen-III C-methyltransferase: MYLHLETSGAVVLLAGDAERTARVAHKYKDAASIIQCPTPQALVPAAALRPVLAVICVAENDQDAFPSWRTALAKTLPGTLITVDTEDPIGTVGTVFLIGAGPGLAGYMTVAAHRALASSDVVLIDHLAPVTDIELWAPGAEIIDVGKVPGEHKVPQRQIDQMMVNYALAGKNVARVKGGDPYVFGRGTEELYACERAGVPVEVISGVTSSIAVPASAGVPMTLRKVSHMFTVVSGHAELTDAELDLLAGFVTSGGTISLLMGVRTLPHTVAGLLERGVEARTPVGTFENVYREGERVRYSTLERAAEDLADLRPPAITVIGRVVDAGYASGTDESARRDALLQLALSEGRDAKA; this comes from the coding sequence GTGTACCTTCATCTTGAAACCTCAGGAGCTGTGGTGCTGCTTGCCGGCGATGCTGAGCGAACCGCCCGCGTAGCCCACAAGTATAAAGATGCGGCTTCTATTATTCAGTGCCCCACGCCCCAGGCGCTGGTGCCCGCCGCTGCCCTGCGCCCCGTACTCGCCGTTATCTGCGTAGCTGAGAATGATCAGGACGCGTTCCCCTCCTGGCGCACAGCCCTAGCAAAGACCCTGCCCGGTACGCTGATTACCGTTGATACTGAAGATCCCATTGGCACCGTTGGCACCGTCTTTTTGATAGGTGCGGGTCCCGGTCTCGCCGGGTACATGACGGTCGCAGCCCACCGGGCGCTGGCGTCCTCAGATGTGGTGCTCATTGACCACCTGGCACCGGTGACTGACATTGAGCTGTGGGCACCGGGAGCTGAAATCATTGATGTGGGCAAGGTGCCCGGTGAACATAAGGTGCCGCAGCGTCAGATTGATCAGATGATGGTTAATTACGCGCTAGCAGGTAAGAACGTGGCACGTGTTAAGGGCGGTGACCCTTACGTCTTCGGACGTGGTACCGAAGAACTGTACGCATGCGAGCGCGCAGGGGTGCCGGTTGAGGTGATCTCGGGTGTAACCTCATCGATTGCTGTGCCAGCATCTGCTGGGGTGCCTATGACCCTGCGCAAGGTCTCGCACATGTTTACGGTGGTCTCGGGGCACGCCGAACTCACCGATGCTGAGTTGGATTTGTTGGCTGGCTTTGTGACGTCGGGCGGTACCATTTCGTTGTTGATGGGTGTTCGCACGCTCCCCCACACCGTTGCCGGTTTGCTAGAACGCGGCGTTGAAGCTCGTACCCCGGTAGGTACTTTTGAGAACGTCTACCGCGAGGGTGAGCGGGTACGTTACTCCACGCTGGAGCGGGCTGCCGAGGATTTGGCAGATCTGCGTCCGCCTGCGATTACTGTCATCGGGCGCGTTGTGGACGCCGGTTACGCCAGTGGCACGGACGAATCCGCCCGCCGCGACGCCCTACTGCAGCTGGCGCTGAGTGAGGGGCGGGACGCTAAGGCATAA
- the nirB gene encoding nitrite reductase large subunit NirB, whose product MVNTQVKEPHSGRKILVVGGGPAAWRFVRTINEQGLGQDTVTVLMDEPYVPYDRVALEQIFNDVDKNLTLGDTELWNTPGIELKLNTRASTLDREARTVTTTTGEIFEYDELIMATGSRAVKIPIPGSEAAHVFRTIDDVRTVVSEVARLTEKLGRAPKGIVVGGGLLGLEAAEGLKHLGAEPTILDVAPWLLSLEMDQGGGHAVNAQIEATGIGVETGAFISTINRTGGEVTSVSVANGMGDEADVRVIDADIVMFAAGIRPNDELVREAEMSVGERGGLLVTPDCRSEEDEHIWAIGEVACILGRTWGLVAPANQMAEVVAKNLMGGNETVSEFDVATKLKFDGVQVAGFGDRRATTPGALEVLFADPARGMYQKIVTSSDAKTLLGGVFVGDTDPFDSLKPLLGRELPAEPAAFLTAAGGGDGVPDTELPDDAILCSCNNIDFGTVRQAIIDGHQDVGSIKSSTSAGTQCGSCVPMIQKTINQQMKKMGLTVSNALCEHFGFSRAELFEAVRIVGDLDDFYSVLERFGQGEDGCAICKPTVASILASTRKSYALDGGRGTLQDTNDRNLANMQKDGTYGVIPRIPGGEITPAKLAVIAQVAGDFGLYTKINGAQRIGMYGARLEQLPEIWKRLVDAGFESGQAYGKSLRNVKSCIGSAWCRFGVQDSVQMAIDTENRYKGLRSPHKFKMGVSGCNRECAEAQGKDVGLIATTNGWNLYLAGNGGANPAHGRLFAKDLDQETAYKYIDRYLMYYIRTADKLQRTARWAEDLDEKFGDAMEHLRAVIIDDSLGICADLDADMQYHIDHYEDEWVATLNDPERMRRFRSFVNQPEVADDASRLYVLERDQIRPATAEELAAAEAEEENAPVLITGAKIPVGAPV is encoded by the coding sequence ATGGTTAATACTCAGGTGAAAGAACCTCACTCCGGTCGAAAGATTCTCGTAGTGGGCGGCGGCCCCGCTGCTTGGCGTTTTGTACGTACCATCAACGAGCAGGGCCTGGGACAAGATACCGTCACAGTTCTCATGGATGAACCCTACGTGCCCTACGACCGCGTAGCACTTGAACAGATTTTTAATGACGTTGATAAAAACCTCACCTTAGGCGACACCGAGCTGTGGAACACACCCGGCATTGAGCTAAAGCTCAACACCCGCGCGTCCACCCTCGACCGTGAGGCACGCACCGTCACCACCACTACCGGTGAAATTTTTGAATACGACGAACTGATTATGGCTACCGGTTCACGCGCAGTGAAAATCCCCATTCCCGGTTCTGAGGCAGCTCACGTTTTCCGCACTATTGACGATGTACGCACCGTAGTGTCTGAGGTTGCTCGCCTGACTGAAAAGTTGGGACGCGCCCCCAAGGGCATCGTTGTAGGTGGCGGTCTGCTCGGTCTTGAAGCGGCAGAGGGGCTCAAACACCTGGGCGCTGAACCCACCATTTTGGACGTCGCCCCCTGGCTGCTTTCTCTAGAGATGGATCAGGGCGGTGGTCACGCTGTTAACGCCCAGATTGAGGCAACCGGCATTGGTGTTGAGACCGGCGCGTTCATTTCTACCATCAACCGCACCGGTGGCGAGGTCACCTCGGTGTCAGTAGCAAACGGTATGGGCGATGAAGCAGATGTTCGCGTAATCGACGCTGACATCGTCATGTTCGCAGCGGGTATTCGCCCCAACGATGAGCTAGTACGCGAAGCAGAGATGAGCGTCGGCGAGCGCGGCGGTCTGCTGGTCACCCCCGATTGTCGTTCTGAAGAGGACGAGCACATTTGGGCAATCGGTGAAGTCGCCTGCATCCTGGGTCGCACCTGGGGTCTGGTGGCGCCGGCTAACCAGATGGCTGAGGTTGTTGCAAAGAACCTGATGGGCGGTAATGAGACTGTTTCTGAGTTTGATGTTGCGACCAAGCTGAAGTTTGATGGCGTGCAGGTTGCTGGGTTCGGTGACCGCCGTGCGACCACTCCCGGTGCGCTTGAGGTTCTGTTTGCTGACCCGGCTCGCGGTATGTACCAGAAGATTGTGACCAGCTCTGACGCTAAGACTTTGCTCGGTGGCGTTTTTGTGGGCGATACTGATCCCTTTGATTCGCTCAAGCCCCTGCTGGGACGCGAGTTGCCCGCTGAGCCGGCAGCTTTCTTGACTGCTGCCGGTGGCGGCGACGGTGTGCCCGATACTGAGTTGCCCGATGACGCTATCTTGTGTTCTTGTAACAACATCGATTTTGGCACTGTGCGTCAGGCAATTATTGACGGTCACCAGGATGTAGGTTCCATTAAGTCCTCGACCTCTGCTGGTACCCAGTGTGGTTCATGTGTTCCGATGATTCAGAAGACCATCAATCAGCAGATGAAGAAGATGGGTCTGACCGTTTCTAATGCTCTGTGTGAGCACTTCGGTTTCTCCCGCGCTGAGCTGTTTGAGGCTGTGCGTATTGTGGGCGATCTGGATGATTTCTATTCCGTCCTTGAGCGCTTTGGTCAGGGTGAGGACGGCTGCGCGATCTGTAAGCCCACCGTCGCGTCCATTCTTGCCTCAACCCGTAAGTCCTACGCGCTGGATGGCGGACGCGGCACCTTGCAGGACACCAATGACCGCAACCTGGCGAACATGCAGAAGGACGGCACCTACGGTGTGATTCCGCGTATACCCGGTGGTGAAATTACCCCCGCTAAGCTGGCTGTTATTGCTCAGGTTGCCGGTGATTTCGGTCTGTACACCAAGATTAACGGTGCCCAGCGCATCGGTATGTACGGCGCTCGCCTGGAGCAGCTGCCTGAGATTTGGAAGCGTCTGGTAGATGCTGGTTTCGAGTCGGGTCAGGCATATGGTAAGTCCCTGCGTAACGTGAAGTCCTGCATTGGTAGCGCCTGGTGCCGTTTCGGTGTTCAGGATTCTGTGCAGATGGCTATTGATACTGAGAACCGTTACAAGGGCTTGCGCTCCCCGCACAAGTTCAAGATGGGTGTTTCGGGTTGTAACCGTGAGTGTGCTGAGGCTCAGGGCAAGGACGTCGGTTTGATTGCAACCACCAACGGTTGGAACCTTTATCTTGCCGGTAACGGTGGCGCTAACCCTGCCCACGGTCGTCTCTTTGCCAAAGACCTGGATCAGGAAACCGCTTACAAGTACATCGACCGTTACCTCATGTACTACATTCGCACCGCCGATAAGTTGCAGCGTACCGCTCGCTGGGCCGAGGATCTGGATGAAAAGTTCGGCGACGCTATGGAACACCTGCGTGCTGTGATTATTGATGACTCGCTGGGTATCTGCGCTGATTTGGACGCTGACATGCAATACCATATCGACCACTACGAGGACGAGTGGGTTGCGACCCTCAACGACCCCGAGCGTATGCGCCGCTTCCGTTCCTTTGTGAACCAGCCCGAGGTCGCTGACGATGCCTCACGTCTCTATGTGTTAGAGCGCGATCAGATTCGCCCGGCAACCGCCGAAGAACTGGCTGCCGCTGAGGCTGAAGAAGAAAACGCACCGGTACTGATTACCGGCGCAAAAATTCCGGTAGGCGCACCCGTCTAA
- the nirD gene encoding nitrite reductase small subunit NirD, protein MSHKVTHRICSLNDLEENWGEVALIGDHQYAIFRTHDDRVYVTDHQDPNSGSLVIARGIVGEKDGKRTVTSPLYKEIYDLETGECLSGADYVLPVYEVENKDGEIFVLLDA, encoded by the coding sequence ATGTCCCACAAGGTAACCCACCGCATTTGCTCGCTGAATGATCTTGAAGAGAACTGGGGTGAAGTGGCTTTGATCGGTGATCACCAGTACGCAATTTTTCGCACTCACGATGACCGTGTTTACGTCACTGACCACCAAGACCCCAACAGCGGTTCTTTGGTGATTGCCCGCGGAATTGTAGGGGAGAAGGACGGTAAACGCACCGTTACCTCACCGCTGTACAAAGAGATTTATGATCTTGAAACCGGTGAGTGCCTCTCGGGTGCTGATTATGTTTTGCCGGTGTATGAGGTTGAAAACAAGGACGGCGAAATCTTCGTATTGCTTGATGCGTAA